In the Augochlora pura isolate Apur16 chromosome 7, APUR_v2.2.1, whole genome shotgun sequence genome, tctataaaatatactatattgcGTAATGCTTTTTGggtatcattttttattgacTCAAAATTCGTTGGAAATCCGTAAAATCTCGAAACAAATATATAGGAACaggttttttattttttttttttcgtatagTGAAAATTTACCATATCGTTGttagatttatagaaaaaaaagaacagaatatacataatttgCCTGGATCATATTGGTCCATCCTGTACGAGGCTTTCACCACGAGAAACCGAACGGAGCCGTTTCCAGCTGAACAAACacttcgaatcaattttaaaactgaCTTTGAAATCgcaaatattatacacttagCGAATAACGATcgttgattaaataaaaacatttcttgATTGCAGATTGCGTAAGACATATCGAGAGGACTTTGCTTTAAGAAATTACGATTGTCAAGGAAATACAATTgtcaagaaattaaaattgtcaaacaaataaaattgccagaaaaataaaattgtcaaataattacaattgccAAGAAATGACAATTTCCGTCGAAGCCAGTGCACGCGACGAATCGCTCCGCGGAACAAATGTTACTCACCCCACGTCCACGGAAGACGAAAGGGATGAAGATCGAAGAAGATCGGGGGAAAAAGGATGAGCTCGCGAATGAACGTTCCTCGTGGTCGCCGCAGGATCGAGGAACGCCGAATATTCAAACCTCGTTGTACCAaacaaattgatttatttcctCCAGTTTATGCAATTGTTCATTGGTGTCTTGAATAAATAGCTTCGATTAGCTCGTGTAAAAACTTctcgaaaataatgaatagttTCTGTTGCGTGTCCGTTTATTCGTATATGTCGTGGCTTCGGTGTATGCGTGTAcctttgtgtgtgtgtgtgtgtgtttgtttGTGTGTTTGTTTGTGTGTGGATCTGTGTACGTGACAAATGTGCAGGCGTATGTCGTGTCTGTCTTTTGTGTTTCTAGGGCACTTAAATCGCGATCACGATTTTGCGTTCTTAGGATATTTAGATCGCAGGCTCGGCCTCCTCGTTCACGGTATCGCTGGTTTCAGTAGTATCGCTTTTAGATCTGAAAGAAATCACCAGATTGAGGGCATTTCGAGGCTGCAGGGAAGACAAGtacgagttattaagaaaAGCGCAAGACAGACGTTAGTTTGGTACGGTGATAGAACTGTTAAAAAAGTGGCCGAAGAGCGTACGGTCGTGTGTTAGTATTGACAACGAGCTTTGACAACCAGGAAATTTCGACATCCTTTCTTGAAATTCTATCTTCCACAGATACTTTTCATCTCATTAATCTTTAGCACGGGATACCTCACTGCATAtatcacaaaaattaaattataatactccgtgaaacaatttaatcacattgaaaattcaaagGAAAGGGTGTCACTCTTTCATTTGAACATCCGATAAATTTACGTGACAGCGAAAATTCTTTCACATGTTCAATGTGCCGTCGGGTTGTCAAAGGTCTCTCCTCGAGGGGCGGATCGTTGATCAAAACTCATACCGATCTTCCCGGTGGGATTGTTAGGTGAAAACAGGGGTTCGGTAATGACCGACGAGTTCCGGTCTAGCAGATCGAACAAAAGATCGGAGTAATCAGCACAAAAAGTCAAAATGGAAcaacatttttcataattattcgcCGTGGCAGGAAGTCTGAACACGTACAGCGAGGATAAAACACAAACGTTTCTCGGGTAACGAAGGTGTTGCGCGCGAAGCAATGGCACAAGGCGAAGAAACCGAGAACAAGAGTTTCAGCGAGCGATAACGCGAAGATGGTTAACATTCACCTTAACATTCGGCGAAGAGACGCCGATATCGCTTCGCGCGCAACAAACACGCCAAAAGCGCCGCTTACGCGTATCCCGAAACCCGTCGCTCCGTCGCAACAACGAGAAGGCGGGGGTGTGTGGTTGgtggaataaaaaaagttgGAAAGTACGAAAAAATCCTTTCCTGTATTGATCGATCTAATATGCAATGGGGGACCTCGTCTACGAGTCTCTCTACATGGgagtaaaaaaagaatacgCGTCGTGAGAGCGCCATGACGGCGTTTACGCCGCTCAGTGTTTTcttattaatcaatttgttcttgtctctctcgttttcttatattttttttcttttctctttccgtttttttttttttttcgtcgtcgATGCGAACAACAGTTTTATTGCATGCAATACCTCCGCCATGCGATCCAAGTAACTTGTTTTGCTTGACTCTAAATCCGTAACTGGCGGGGCGCGTGTAAAGAAGCGAAGTGACGTTCTCCGAACTCTTTTTTTGTCTTGCTAGCGAAAATTTTGCGGGTCTGCTCGACCAGGATTTGTTCGTTCGTATTGGTTTCTCCGTATCGCTCTCTATTCGTCGAGCCGTGTGTCTCTATATCGTATTTTGCCTCggaagattattattattatgctcGGTGAGTAAAATGATCGCTGCCTCAATTCACTTCTTTCGCCCCCATCTCTAGTTCTATCGTTCTATACTcccaatctctctctctctctccctttctctccctctctctcgctccgttCGTGTcacttttacattaaaataccACTCGATATAGTTCTACAACGATACATCGTAAATATAGTTAACGTCGAGTCGCAGGATGCAACAGGCATCAGGGAGAAGTAACTTCCAACCGTGTTGCCCGTTTTTTTGTTAGTGTCCCGAGGACGCGGAGTCGATCGGGGCCGAAACGCCACCCACCCCCCCGATCGATCCACCTTTTAATAGTCTCGCCTTTACTTTCCCCTTTCCCAATCTCTCCTTTCCACGAGCGCAACTCGATCCTTAAATTTAATCTGACCGCCAAGCCGTCGATCGAATCACGAGGATCTTtcttcccctcccccccggcTCGGGATTCGTCCGAGCAACGCCGCAAAAGTCGCAGTAGAAAATATACAGGAGATTTCAAAAACTGCAGGTAGAAAATGATCGAGCCGTGTGATAAAACGGTGCTTGCGCGTCCACCAGGCTGCAGACATCGACGAAATTCTCGTAAACAATCGAAAcgtttttatatgatttttcgcagagttttgaaaaattcgcagCGTTCTGAAAAATCGACAGCCTGATATACTCGTATTTCTACCTCAGTCTACGAGCTACCTTGTATACGCCTAACACGCCGCCATAAAAAATCCCCGCGCAGCGATAAAAACACCCGCCAAAGAATTTCTCCCTCATTCGCGCGATAGAACCTAATTGTTTAGaaaccaccccccccccccccccccccccccccccccccccccgccgtcTAAATACCCGTcgtatcaaaaattaattcttatttaaattccATGTGTCAACGAAACGTATCGTCGTCAAGCATTCTCGTGATTCTCCGTGGCCTCGCCATCAGTCTTTTCGTTCTATTAAACTACAATGTCCGTTTAGCGTTTTAAAAAACTGTGGTCTCACTTCCGCGATAAAATAGTTAATGTCGTTAAGGCTAGTCTTCGCCGGCCTTGCCGATGGGCGGAGCGTGAACACGGCCGCCATTCGCGCCGGAAACGCGAATCCGTTGCACCTCGTGGTCCGATCTGGTCTTGGCAATCAGGCGATAATAGATTTACTGGAAcgattatctatttatatattgtcgGGTAATAAAGGATTCACTTGCTCGATGTGTCTACGCTCTTCCACAAGGTCAAGGGGTTgcgtatagtatataattacagtatagTAATCGTTTAATGCTACTAACGGTCGTATCTTTCTCACTGCGGTTCCCTTTTTCTACCTTCTCTCAcattctctctgtctctctctctctctttctttctcgtttctctctttctcatttgTTCCTTTTCTTGCTTTCGTACGTGTAGGCACTTAACTATGTTTCTGCGGTTCCATGTAATTAAAACGTTAATGTCTATTGTACACGACGGTCAGATTATCGGATGCGGAAGAAACGAAcaaaaaattttgtacaaaagcCAACATTCTCCTCGTCGTATGCTTTCTTTTGGTATTCAAGCTCGATCGTCTGATTTCCGATTGAGAACCAATCATCGATCACGTGCCGTCCCGTTGAACATTTCAATATCTCGAAATCTTACGATCGGACGCTGTTAGTCTCTTTTTACTTTTCTCATCTCACTCTCGCATCCCTCTCGCGTTCATTCACCACTTTCACGCTcgcactctttctctcccattctctctctttctctctctctttcgattcTTCAGCGCGTGCACACGCTTCCGAGAACGTTATATCAGATTCTTTGTTTTGGAACTTTCAATTAGCACCGTGTCTTTCATGGAttctctcgtctctcgcgCTCCGTCGTCCTGTCACTCCCTCTCATTCGCACCGTTCCGGAAGCTTCCCGCGATCAACGACCACAGAAGGACCAGGGTGAACGTACAAAGGAGACACGATCAACCTGTTTCGTTCTGAACAGTTGCATGAACAACTGGGGGACCCCGAGGCTGACCGCGTCACCACGCCATCGTTGTGAACCGTTCTCAGACGAAGGGTGCGATTTCATGATCTCGGCACGATTCGCACGCGATCGATTTGCCAATTGATTCGCCGCGATGTTTTCAATGACCACTACTGGAAGCTTCTGAACGTGAACGATCTTCTTTCGTAAAGCACAGGTTCTTCGATCCGTATTCGGCAACCACGATCGCATGTTTCGCGTCGTATCCGTGGATCTACGATTTtcgcaaaagaaaaaacggtagcagattaaaaattcaatttgtaaaaCGAAATGTCTCGAAACAAAGTGTATGCAAGCCGAGTTGTTTTTTGGTACACGGTGAGTATGTCCAGCGCCATAAAAAAAAGTATGCGATTATAATACTGTATGAAACGTTTTCGATAGAGAGATCTATGGAAAACCTACTGGCGAGTATTTGCAGAGTCCTCGAGAAACGGTCGGCCTGATCTTCGTTAGAAGTTCCAAAATGCACTAACATCGGACCCGGTTCGTCAGGGACCTGCAGACGCATTAATACTGACAAGATTTGTATGTTGCACAGGGGACACCGATTCCTACGAATCAGAGTGTCACTCGTAAACTGAAAGCCGTCGATGGCTTGTTCGATTACATGTTACGTTTAAGAAAATGGGCTTACTTTTTCCACACGCTGCACGCTCGTAAATAAACAACTTTCCAGAAAGTTCACATGCAAAAGCTTCCGTTCTTCAACCGCATCCCTCGATACGAACGTGTTGTTTCACACTTGAGGAAAACGATAGCGGTTTTCGCGGTCTGCGCCTCGCTAAttgttcaatatatatatatttattatatatatatttattttatatatatatatatatatatatatataatattatgttagtTCAAGTTGCAAAATGCAGCTGCTCCGATCGCACACGCCTAATTGTCTAAACCACGCTCTAGGCAGAAAATCAGGTAACGAGATAATGGTGCACACACAGGTAGACGGTACCAACGACAGAATACTGTATTAACTTCGAACATATGTAACATCGCTTCGAATGGAACATGGTGTCCCTTGAAGCAAGCATGGCCAGAGTTTACCCCATGGAGCGGTGTCTTGGCTTCGTTATGAACGAGAGCAATAAGACCACGCCCACGTGGATAGAACAAGCACGATAAAAAATAGAAGGGCACGATCGACTACTCAGAACGAATCAAGTTACAAAAAGGATGCGCTGTTTTACTAGACATCCTCCCACCTCTGTATCTCCTGCCGCCGGTGCTGTCGCACTCGAAAAATTGATGGTAGCCTGTCCCTTTGAAAAACTCGGACGTCACTTGTTCCATCGCTCTCCGAGGCAATTCGAAATCTTTGCGCTGCCCCATACCTGCTTCAAGGTATGATTGCTGCGTCGTAAATGATCGACGCGACTATGAATGCGGCTTACCCGAGAACCCCGTTTTTGTTTTCTgacttttctgttttttttttgttttagcAAAGATCGTATTCCAACCTAGAGCTAGCAACGTACAAAAGTACAAAATACAATTGGTTCGCGCCGCGGACTCTCTACGCGAACACTGCATCCCCCTTTACCCTCCTCGCGACATTTTGTTCTGTTTGTAACACGACCCGACAAGTATCTGCTACGCGAGCTTAGTAAACCGTGACTTACGTAACAGCTCAGCTTAATAATACAGGCTTAAACGCGTACTTCAAttgttttttcttcctttctttctttcttaacCTGATCTCCTCTAAAAGCAATTAGACGTATTCAGTCTTTCTGCAATGCCCAATGGCTTTGTATTCCCATTGAGCAAATCGGTCGGAAATAGTACTTTAGAAGAATGTTTCGTTTCAACAACCCCTCCTTTACTATCACTACCTAGCGCGACGGTGAGGTTTTTCAAGTTGTTTGTGTAGAAAAATGCTTTAAAAAGgtgtttaaaaatgtataaaattaagcCCACTAACGGCGATCATGAAATAGATGCTTTTCCAACTTGTTTTCCCGATTCAATGAGTTTCCAATGTCTGTTTGCACGCGTCCATATTAGAGTATCCGGACGGCATCAGGCTCTACGAATGGTTGTCGAGTGCTGTCTAGGTTCATGTTTGCGAGGAAGTTCCTACGAATCGTCAAAATAtctaattttcgtaatttagTTGATTGTACATTTAGTTGATGCACTTTGATTCGGCCGGATGTCGTTCCGATATCCGTAACAATGGTGCAAAACAGTTGTAGAAACTGATCGAAGTCGAACGAAGGCATTGAACGCATGCATGTCAATTCATACGGTGTACAGAAATTTTCGTTAGCTTCTAACTCGTTTGGCACCCACTGTGTTTCAACATTAAAACGTAAGAAATATGCAACAGTCACGCAGAGACTGCGTGACACGCACTTCCGAGCTCGTTAATTGAAACCTTTTCGTTTCCTCGATTGTCGCTAATTACTGCAATGAAATTCGTTGCTAATGTCCTTCTGTATTATGTATGCGCCAGGAATGCGTTCAAGAGTTCGTTCCCATATTCATGATCTCTCATGAGCTTCTTTGTGAAAGTCTGCGAAATGTTACGAAGTACACAATCGAAGGCACGAGTTGCCAGTTAACAGAATATCTCGGTAGCCGGCGTTCCTccaaggaagagagaaaatcAAAAGTATACCTGTTTACTCATAGCCCCAGGAACAAGTGTCGAATGAAAATCACGATAATTTGAAAGGAATAGCATGTCCAAAGTAAAGGATGGGCCATGGTATGTCATAGGTATGACTTATGCTAATTCtagtatatttctttttttttgagaATATTCTAATAGAAGATTGGATTCTACTTTGTCGGGCAAGTTACTTAAAAACATTCACTGTGTGTACTATAGTTAGAATCGTTAACATTTCTCTACATCTATCACGAATATATTCATTAGAGTCTAGCGAAGTGATCGGGTGCTTGTAAACTCTAAGAGAATGATATTGATACCCTGGACAATTACTGACAATAcatctaattaatttagaaatcgTTGAAATCAAAGAGACATCGCTCATTTGCTTTTAAACTTCGAATACCGTTTGCGAAGTGATTAGATAAATAGAGGGAACTAAATCTAAACATGATAAAGTAATACTTATTTACGTCTCTGTATTAGAAAGCAAATAATTAAGCTGGCTGACTGAAACGTCGTGCACCCACTTCGTATAATGTCTATCATATATGAAAGCCTACGGTTATTACGACGTATGAGTAAGAAGGCATTGACTCATCGCTTCTTTTAGACCCTTACGtaggtttttttttcctttttaagcACCAGGTGCAAATGATAGACTTATTTCTGATTAACAATGCCAACAAAATGTCCGACTCAATGCACCTCCTATTCCTTCATCATAATTGGGAACATGAGCACGAAATAATCTACTCACTTCAAAAACTTCGACTGTCAAGGGAACCTAATGAAAAGAATCTTTAAAAGAATGTATACCGTCTAATATTCTACGTACTCATCGAGTAAatcacaatataaaaatacaaattgaagATCTCCCCCTTTCTCCTTTTGTCATCAACCTTTCAACCATTTTCTCGTTAGCATCTTTGACGTGCAACAACATCCTTTACAAACGCACTTCCTTAGAATAAGTTACTTCGTTTCCAACGTGTTACTCCGACGACTATTTCCTCCAAATCTGTTACTCCAATGAATTCTATTACTGACTGTAGTACGTTCTCGGACTACTTTCGGTGCTTTCAATTATGTATTATCGAATGCTTCTCCCTGATTGATTCCTTTCTCACGACGACAAGCAATGACATGTGCAATTTATAATGCTGTTAAATATCTCGTGGTGAAAGTAACTATTCTTGAATGTGCGAATCTCCTAGTATCACTGACAGCTCAAAGATCTATGTACACGCGCGACATGGAAACAATTCGGTCCTAACCACGCATGTACAAGTAGCCACAGATTGCTAGAATACCCCCACCAACAATTGCGGCACCTATGCCTATTGAAAGGGGCTTAAATAATGACCTCTTGAGCTTTTGCCATTCTTCTGTCTCCTTTTGTCGACGCTTGATCTCCCGTACGTATGCTGCCAAACGttccttcttttctttgtGACGCAGACGTATTTCGCTTTTCCTATTCAAAtcaaagaaacaaattgttaacaaaaattacgatattgaaatttctttttaagaaacgTTCATAAAAACTTACATATCTGGACTGGACGGAGGACTACTTGTCTGCAAAGAGTTTTCACCGTCGCTAGTAGTTTCATTCGGCATTGAAACAGCAGATGTTTCCGTTTGAATAGGCGGCTCACTGGGCAATGGTTTATCAGGAGGTCCACCTAATTCATCTATCATTACATGTGGAAGAAGTtacttctaattatttactttgcaTTCGTTATTAAGGGGTAATTCCCATTTAGAAGACTCAAGAAACAGGACCTCTGTATTAAAGTTCTGTCAATATCCAAAATAtgccatttttatcatatattatattaattttttatctaatctttatttaaaattaactcGGACTTCTCATATGGGAAGACCCCcttaattaattgttcttaCCGTTCCTTGTCGTTGCATTTGAAGTCAAGTCTGTCATCATACTACGTGTTAAGGATTCACCTCGTGGAGGTGGCAAAGGAGGTGgctcgtcttcttcttcgacgGAAGAATggctaatattattaactacgTCGTAATGGTTCGTGTCTATCTCGTTATCAACATTCTGTAAAGATGGTACAAATTAGTAAGAATCGGATAATGTATCATACCACAGTAGTACAGTCTTATTAGGTTTGCTATCAAAACCACAGTTAGTTCGTTAAATGTATCACGTcatcgtaattatttaaattcaaatactCGAGAAAACCAATAACACTGCACCACTGTGAATTGGTATTAGTTACCACGTTATTCGATGGCAACTGTTTTGCTCCTTCGATGATAGCAGCATATGAAAATCTTAATTGTTCCGGCGTTTGAATTAAACCCATTCTGGATCTTCTCATTTCAATCAACACGTCTCTCACATTTACAGAATTCAATCCGTTTTCTTCTATCTGCAattaagttgaaattaatttctcttctaataatttaaatggaCATGTTATATatggtattttataatactcaCCAAAACAAGGCATGTGTCGACTAAGCAAAATGTTCCCGATCTTCCAATACCTGCAGAACAATGCACAACTGGTGGCCCAACATTTTGATCTAATGCTCCTGATTGCCTGACATCGGCCAAAAAACGAAGAAAGGCCGTTGGACTCTGTGGCACGCCGAAATCTGGCCAAGTAGTATAGTGAAAATGTAGTATTTCCCTACTGTCTTTTGATTCCAAATCTGTTAATCTGTGTGcgaaacataaatattagattCTGTGCACGCTATGAGTCAtagatatttcaattaaatagattcaaTTTATCATACTTCAATATTGTAGTTGTGTAATCCGATGATTCTGTTTTGCTGACATATTCTACTTTTATACCAACATCAGAAAATGTCATCACATCAACTGATAAATCATTAAGAGGCCAATACTGATAACATTTAACTTGattcttttcaattactttatttaacattaacacTGCTTTAGAGGCTTGCTCCCATACCATTAACCAAAAATGACCAGCTGTGTTTTCCAATGGTCCTTGAGTAAGAATATATTGTCTGTGAGCTCGATCAACCTACAATAATATCTTACTTGTTAACTTTCTTCCTATAAATGAGAATTATCAGTCTTATCATAACACTTACCTGAATAAGGTTGGCATTGATATAGTCGCATGCCCCCTTCTTGAGGACAATTCTGCTATGATCGTACGGAGCAACATCTCTATAACGGTTCAAATTCTTGTTCCGTGATTTCTTTGATTCATTGCTTGTGTATGTAAAATTGCTGCATTCATTACGTATatgctgtaaaaataaaaatgttatttctcCAGCTGTCGCTGATAGTAATTTCcccaaaaaaattaaataacctGTACCTAGTATGCAGTAAACAAATTGTGTATACGAGTCGAACAAAAATAGAACTTCTAAACGTATACCTGGAATTTATATCGCGAACCTCGATATTCATCCTTGACAATAGCATTACAATACACACTTTATGCAGCACTTAACGTTTTCTCGTGAAAACCACGTTCCGCGTACACAAAACGATACCCACCACGATTTAAAACAATCCAggcattgtaataaatatatccaaGAAAGGGAGCACGCGAGCGtgataaagaaataaacacGGTCGTTGAATTCCGGCTCGTTATCTATCGAATCGAATTGCATCGTTGTGCGGTAAATCA is a window encoding:
- the LOC144471944 gene encoding tyrosine-protein phosphatase non-receptor type 2-like isoform X4 yields the protein MTSQETRDQGISNVETEYLEINLKAAWPILFQHIRNECSNFTYTSNESKKSRNKNLNRYRDVAPYDHSRIVLKKGACDYINANLIQVDRAHRQYILTQGPLENTAGHFWLMVWEQASKAVLMLNKVIEKNQVKCYQYWPLNDLSVDVMTFSDVGIKVEYVSKTESSDYTTTILKLTDLESKDSREILHFHYTTWPDFGVPQSPTAFLRFLADVRQSGALDQNVGPPVVHCSAGIGRSGTFCLVDTCLVLIEENGLNSVNVRDVLIEMRRSRMGLIQTPEQLRFSYAAIIEGAKQLPSNNVNVDNEIDTNHYDVVNNISHSSVEEEDEPPPLPPPRGESLTRSMMTDLTSNATTRNDELGGPPDKPLPSEPPIQTETSAVSMPNETTSDGENSLQTSSPPSSPDMKSEIRLRHKEKKERLAAYVREIKRRQKETEEWQKLKRSKSDTTETSDTVNEEAEPAI
- the LOC144471944 gene encoding tyrosine-protein phosphatase non-receptor type 2-like isoform X2, whose translation is MTSQETRDQGISNVETEYLEINLKAAWPILFQHIRNECSNFTYTSNESKKSRNKNLNRYRDVAPYDHSRIVLKKGACDYINANLIQVDRAHRQYILTQGPLENTAGHFWLMVWEQASKAVLMLNKVIEKNQVKCYQYWPLNDLSVDVMTFSDVGIKVEYVSKTESSDYTTTILKLTDLESKDSREILHFHYTTWPDFGVPQSPTAFLRFLADVRQSGALDQNVGPPVVHCSAGIGRSGTFCLVDTCLVLIEENGLNSVNVRDVLIEMRRSRMGLIQTPEQLRFSYAAIIEGAKQLPSNNNVDNEIDTNHYDVVNNISHSSVEEEDEPPPLPPPRGESLTRSMMTDLTSNATTRNDELGGPPDKPLPSEPPIQTETSAVSMPNETTSDGENSLQTSSPPSSPDMKSEIRLRHKEKKERLAAYVREIKRRQKETEEWQKLKRSLFKPLSIGIGAAIVGGGILAICGYLYMRG
- the LOC144471944 gene encoding tyrosine-protein phosphatase non-receptor type 2-like isoform X3, whose product is MTSQETRDQGISNVETEYLEINLKAAWPILFQHIRNECSNFTYTSNESKKSRNKNLNRYRDVAPYDHSRIVLKKGACDYINANLIQVDRAHRQYILTQGPLENTAGHFWLMVWEQASKAVLMLNKVIEKNQVKCYQYWPLNDLSVDVMTFSDVGIKVEYVSKTESSDYTTTILKLTDLESKDSREILHFHYTTWPDFGVPQSPTAFLRFLADVRQSGALDQNVGPPVVHCSAGIGRSGTFCLVDTCLVLIEENGLNSVNVRDVLIEMRRSRMGLIQTPEQLRFSYAAIIEGAKQLPSNNVNVDNEIDTNHYDVVNNISHSSVEEEDEPPPLPPPRGESLTRSMMTDLTSNATTRNGGPPDKPLPSEPPIQTETSAVSMPNETTSDGENSLQTSSPPSSPDMKSEIRLRHKEKKERLAAYVREIKRRQKETEEWQKLKRSLFKPLSIGIGAAIVGGGILAICGYLYMRG
- the LOC144471944 gene encoding tyrosine-protein phosphatase non-receptor type 2-like isoform X1, with amino-acid sequence MTSQETRDQGISNVETEYLEINLKAAWPILFQHIRNECSNFTYTSNESKKSRNKNLNRYRDVAPYDHSRIVLKKGACDYINANLIQVDRAHRQYILTQGPLENTAGHFWLMVWEQASKAVLMLNKVIEKNQVKCYQYWPLNDLSVDVMTFSDVGIKVEYVSKTESSDYTTTILKLTDLESKDSREILHFHYTTWPDFGVPQSPTAFLRFLADVRQSGALDQNVGPPVVHCSAGIGRSGTFCLVDTCLVLIEENGLNSVNVRDVLIEMRRSRMGLIQTPEQLRFSYAAIIEGAKQLPSNNVNVDNEIDTNHYDVVNNISHSSVEEEDEPPPLPPPRGESLTRSMMTDLTSNATTRNDELGGPPDKPLPSEPPIQTETSAVSMPNETTSDGENSLQTSSPPSSPDMKSEIRLRHKEKKERLAAYVREIKRRQKETEEWQKLKRSLFKPLSIGIGAAIVGGGILAICGYLYMRG